Proteins encoded in a region of the Pseudothermotoga elfii DSM 9442 = NBRC 107921 genome:
- a CDS encoding GIY-YIG nuclease family protein, with translation MKGSYILLIEVDQSIELIVRKNKWFLREDIYAYVGSAMNGIWQRVSRHLRKNKKKHWHIDYLLKFAKIKAVVMYPGKREEELSRTLSKYFEGVQGFGATDLRLKSNLYRVENIDSFFDVVKGFLNQDD, from the coding sequence ATGAAAGGTAGCTATATTTTGCTTATTGAAGTTGATCAGTCAATTGAGCTAATTGTTCGTAAAAACAAATGGTTCCTCAGAGAAGATATCTACGCCTATGTCGGATCAGCTATGAATGGTATTTGGCAAAGAGTTTCCAGGCATTTACGAAAAAACAAGAAAAAGCACTGGCATATAGATTATCTTCTGAAATTCGCGAAAATCAAAGCCGTTGTAATGTATCCGGGAAAACGAGAAGAGGAACTTTCCAGAACTTTGAGCAAGTATTTTGAGGGTGTTCAAGGATTCGGAGCGACTGATCTGAGATTAAAATCGAATTTATACAGAGTGGAAAACATAGACAGTTTTTTTGATGTAGTCAAGGGATTTCTAAATCAAGATGATTGA
- a CDS encoding ABC transporter permease, whose amino-acid sequence MMNSSRFKWLLIGFILLIFIWQAVSFLFKSSLVFPAPADVFEEIIELIKSGKLFIQLLQTFYKAFLGLFLALLIGLITGFFVGIFQALFELLRPVLMVLRSVPVVSWLSTVILLWGIGWKGVVFIVFMTLLPVVIFNVAEGVRSVDIKLIEMAKVYNVPRPKMFKYIYAGSVLPFLLSAINISIGTMWKAAIVSEYLIGDSGLGLQIFQAKFYVDTPKVFAYTVSAIFFGLLLEIIFYNIWERFFGEKAV is encoded by the coding sequence TTTAAGTGGCTTCTCATTGGATTCATTCTCTTGATTTTCATATGGCAGGCAGTTTCTTTTCTTTTTAAATCATCGCTGGTGTTTCCTGCACCAGCTGATGTTTTTGAAGAAATCATTGAACTCATAAAAAGCGGAAAGCTTTTTATACAATTACTTCAAACTTTCTACAAAGCTTTTCTGGGGCTGTTCCTCGCTTTGCTGATAGGTTTGATTACTGGTTTCTTTGTGGGAATTTTTCAGGCGCTGTTTGAACTGTTACGCCCTGTTTTAATGGTGCTCCGATCTGTTCCTGTTGTTTCTTGGCTCAGCACGGTAATATTGTTGTGGGGCATAGGATGGAAAGGTGTGGTTTTTATCGTATTCATGACACTCTTGCCAGTTGTAATTTTCAACGTGGCTGAAGGTGTGAGATCAGTGGACATCAAATTAATCGAAATGGCCAAAGTTTACAATGTCCCACGGCCAAAGATGTTTAAATATATATACGCCGGCTCCGTTCTGCCATTTCTGCTCTCCGCTATAAATATAAGCATAGGAACAATGTGGAAAGCTGCTATCGTTTCCGAATATCTCATAGGCGATAGCGGACTTGGACTTCAAATCTTCCAGGCAAAATTTTATGTGGATACACCGAAGGTTTTTGCCTATACTGTAAGTGCGATATTTTTCGGTCTGCTGCTGGAAATAATATTTTACAATATCTGGGAGCGATTCTTTGGTGAAAAAGCTGTTTGA
- a CDS encoding ABC transporter ATP-binding protein: MKKLFELKSVSKDFGKLRVLKNINLTFYEGESIAIVGKSGCGKTTLLRIIASLDMPSSGEIKKSTNKIGYVFQEDRLIPWYTVLDNLLFVCNEKKTALSALKLVGLESFHNYRPAKLSGGMKQRVNFARAISIKPELLLLDEPFQSLDLLTKTKLIEDFSNIIKKLNISTVLVTHDVREAVSIAEKIYVLAGQPATIVDEIKIEQSQKGMFNPGFIEIEKKILKLQSS, translated from the coding sequence GTGAAAAAGCTGTTTGAGCTTAAAAGCGTTTCAAAAGATTTTGGAAAACTACGGGTTTTAAAAAATATAAACCTGACTTTTTACGAAGGAGAATCAATTGCGATAGTTGGAAAATCTGGTTGTGGAAAAACCACACTGCTAAGAATCATTGCTTCGCTTGATATGCCGTCATCCGGGGAAATTAAAAAATCCACAAACAAGATTGGTTACGTTTTCCAGGAAGACAGATTGATACCATGGTATACTGTGCTTGACAATTTACTTTTCGTCTGTAATGAGAAAAAAACAGCTTTGAGTGCCTTAAAATTAGTTGGCCTGGAATCTTTCCACAATTACAGACCAGCCAAATTAAGCGGCGGTATGAAGCAGAGGGTTAACTTTGCGCGTGCTATAAGCATAAAACCAGAACTGTTGCTCCTTGACGAGCCGTTTCAGAGCCTTGATTTACTCACAAAAACAAAGCTTATAGAAGATTTTTCTAATATTATCAAAAAACTTAATATCAGTACTGTACTTGTCACTCATGATGTAAGAGAAGCAGTAAGTATAGCTGAAAAGATATATGTTTTAGCAGGCCAACCAGCTACAATTGTGGATGAAATAAAGATAGAACAAAGTCAGAAAGGTATGTTCAATCCCGGCTTTATAGAAATTGAAAAAAAGATTTTGAAACTTCAATCATCTTGA